One segment of Anopheles stephensi strain Indian chromosome 3, UCI_ANSTEP_V1.0, whole genome shotgun sequence DNA contains the following:
- the LOC118511588 gene encoding glutaminyl-peptide cyclotransferase, with protein sequence MPRVHIIPVLVVIAFLNANAQTGNLKNAQKHTPSTVSASGLQQLALDPMALLPQALENLLVERVVGTAGHENVKNYIVEQMGRLGYSVDLDEFEETVPILGKLRFANIVASLNPNAERNVVLACHYDSKYFPGQKFIGATDSSVPCAMLLTIAATLEPHLRSVKGKTDLNLQFIFFDGEEAFQQWTEQDSLYGARHLAARMERDGTLQKMDMLVLLDLLGTPEPNFYSYFPETENWYVQLISVERRLDELGHLENYSTSSVSPAQKSIAYFKPHSFSAHIEDDHIPFLRRGVPILHIIPSPFPDVWHKLEDDGDIVDVPTVRNMIRIFSVFVCEYLNVPL encoded by the exons ATGCCACGAGTACATATCATTCCGGTGCTGGTCGTGATAGCATTCCTGAACGCAAATGCCCAGACGGGCAACCTAAAGAATGCG CAAAAGCACACTCCCTCCACCGTTTCAGCCAGCGGCCTTCAGCAGCTAGCGCTCGATCCGATGGCCCTACTGCCACAGGCGTTGGAAAATCTACTTGTCGAGCGAGTAGTCGGAACGGCGGGTCacgaaaatgtgaaaaattacATCGTGGAGCAGATGGGCCGGCTCGGCTATTCCGTCGATCTGGACGAGTTTGAAGAAACCGTACCCATCCTGGGTAAGCTACGGTTTGCCAACATAGTCGCATCGCTCAACCCGAACGCGGAACGCAATGTGGTGCTGGCCTGCCACTACGATAGCAAATATTTCCCGGGCCAAAAATTCATCGGAGCCACCGATTCGTCGGTGCCCTGTGCAATGCTACTTACAATTGCGGCCACACTCGAGCCCCACCTGCGGTCGGTGAAGGGAAAGACGGACCTGAATCTTCAATTCATCTTCTTCGACGGTGAAGAAGCATTCCAGCAGTGGACCGAGCAGGACTCACTGTACGGTGCACGGCACCTTGCGGCACGTATGGAGCGGGACGGTACGCTTCAAAAGATGGACATGCTCGTGCTGCTTGATCTGCTCGGAACGCCGGAACCGAACTTTTACAGCTATTTCCCGGAAACGGAAAACTGGTACGTGCAGCTCATTTCCGTTGAGCGACGGCTGGATGAGTTGGGCCATCTGGAAAATTATAGCACGAGCAGTGTGTCACCGGCGCAGAAATCCATCGCGTACTTCAAGCCGCATTCCTTCTCGGCCCACATCGAAGATGATCATATTCCATTCTTGAGGCGCGGCGTGCCCATTTTGCACATCATTCCGAGCCCCTTCCCGGACGTTTGGCACAAGCTGGAAGATGACGGTGATATCGTGGACGTGCCGACGGTGCGCAATATGATCAGAATATTTTCGGTCTTTGTCTGCGAGTATTTGAATGTGCCGTTATGA
- the LOC118511587 gene encoding CCR4-NOT transcription complex subunit 10, translating to MADANSAKKSTLNDQERDLEQQAFIEFQKADYHACHQTLQKLLKTQDSNPKVLHNRAVVEFYNSDLRRYDQFRSAMIQLTGLVGEIRTVEVKDRESCAAYVNQAIVLYHFKQPQAALKIMLAVMAHFDRLDDYLLRRAGIFTVHLLLDTNQPKKANRLLGMLQNRLGIQVYAILSDSDEDEPLIDNESRKDISELQFEEFRKEFRLILIRSNLLNGKKNMSIPLEDTSEYSILKGHQYFLGNDYQMAAKELSKQFTNEPVSVNKHGEDQNTILANNMGVIHFSVKHYALAARFFQQALLFDKSATEDTSTEKVEGSPLYCVGATKRPEILYNHGLALLHLQRPKEAFECMLIVLNSNHNNPRLWLRLAECCIMVHRQEKQTQNTNICHGTVGSGVHRKYVLNPLRKTAVVDGDQSLAIPATTLEFGSLCLRNAVTLLEFHEPELIRQSESTDKTVPWDKLFEGVPCNPSLPMKLASFNKLKCAVLAAYSYVLNTLGEYTLALKYAKQLSTMKDLPQSYLLLSHMYAAEALIMMNRPLEAITYLEPKFIADLSGDDFGMRASPHWNINSAEAARCVMHYNRAVVSFLVGDYEQAKISMGSCNHPLVMPYLKMLNVYQELLLGNYDKVQLLIRYDTPHLI from the exons ATGGCCGACGCAAATTCCGCTAAAAAATCCACCCTAAACGATCAGGAGCGCGATCTCGAGCAGCAAGCGTTTATTGAATTCCAAAA agCCGACTACCATGCATGTCATCAAACGCTGCAAAAGCTgctgaaaacgcaagactCGAACCCGAAAGTGCTGCACAACCGGGCAGTGGTGGAGTTCTACAACAGTGATCTCCGCCGATATGATCAGTTTCGGTCGGCCATGATCCAGCTAACCGGTCTGGTAGGTGAGATTCGGACGGTGGAAGTAAAGGATCGCGAGTCCTGTGCGGCCTACGTGAATCAAGCCATCGTGCTGTACCATTTCAAACAACCGCAGGCCGCACTCAAGATAATGTTGGCCGTTATGGCGCATTTCGACCGGCTGGATGATTATCTGTTACGCCGTGCCGGTATCTTTACCGTGCATCTGCTGCTCGATACGAACCAACCGAAGAAAGCTAACCGATTGCTGGGAATGCTGCAGAACCGGTTGGGCATACAGGTGTACGCCATACTGAGTGATTCGGACGAAGACGAACCGTTGATAGATAACGAAAGCCGGAAGGACATATCCGAGCTACAGTTCGAGGAATTTCGTAAAGAGTTTCGCTTGATATTGATCCGTTCCAATTTGCTGAACGGCAAGAAGAACATGTCGATCCCGCTGGAAGATACTTCCGAGTACTCCATACTGAAAGGGCATCAGTATTTCCTGGGCAACGACTATCAAATGGCAGCGAAAGAACTTTCGAAACAGTTTACGAACGAACCGGTTAGCGTGAACAAGCATGGGGAGGATCAGAACACGATTCTGGCGAACAATATGGGCGTAATACACTTCTCGGTCAAGCATTACGCGCTGGCGGCCCGCTTCTTTCAACAAGCACTGCTGTTCGACAAGTCTGCCACGGAGGATACGTCCACGGAAAAGGTCGAAGGTTCGCCGCTGTACTGTGTCGGCGCTACGAAGCGCCCGGAAATCCTGTACAACCATGGGCTTGCTTTGCTGCATCTTCAGCGCCCGAAGGAAGCGTTCGAATGTATGCTGATTGTGCTCAACTCGAATCACAACAATCCGCGCCTATGGCTCCGTCTGGCTGAATGCTGCATTATGGTCCATCGGCAGGAGAAACAAACGCAGAACACAAACATATGCCACGGCACGGTCGGTAGTGGTGTGCATCGGAAGTACGTGCTAAATCCGCTGCGTAAAACGGCCGTTGTTGACGGTGATCAGTCGCTCGCCATCCCAGCCACCACGCTCGAGTTTGGATCGTTATGTTTGCGCAATGCGGTCACGCTGTTAGAATTTCACGAACCGGAATTGATCCGCCAATCGGAGAGCACCGATAAAACGGTCCCGTGGGATAAGCTTTTCGAAGGAGTGCCGTGCAATCCTTCGTTACCGATGAAGTTGGCCTCGTTCAATAAGCTCAAGTGCGCCGTTTTGGCCGCGTACAGCTATGTGCTGAATACTCTCGGCGAGTATACCTTGGCACTGAAGTATGCGAAACAGCTGTCGACAATGAAAGATTTACCACAGTCGTATTT ATTACTGTCCCACATGTACGCGGCGGAAGCATTGATCATGATGAACCGACCACTGGAAGCTATCACCTACTTGGAACCGAAATTTATCGCCGACCTGTCCGGAGATGATTTCGGTATGCGAGCATCTCCCCACTGGAACATCAATTCAGCCGAAGCTGCTCGCTGCGTAATGCACTACAATCGTGCAGTGGTATCGTTTCTGGTAGGAGACTATGAGCAGGCTAAAATATCGATGGGTAGCTGCAATCATCCGCTGGTAATGCCGTACCTGAAGATGCTGAACGTCTACCAGGAGCTACTGCTGGGCAACTACGACAAAGTGCAGCTGCTGATACGGTACGATACGCCGCATTTAATTTAA